The genomic DNA ATCCGAGCCCGCATGAATCCCGATAACGGCAGCAAGGGGATAGGGAGAGAAGTGAATCTTGGGAAATTCCTCCCTGAGTTCCTCCATCCACTTGTTGGCTTCCTCCCTGTTCAATCCATAGAGGATGAATGCCTCCCTGACATTGGAAGCAGAGAGCCGTTCTTTCATAAGGGCAAGGCCCTTCCGGTGATTCCTTACCCGTTGATCGACGGAAAGCTTCCCGTCACGGATGCTGAGAAGAGGTTTGATGTGAAGCATGCTTCCGAGAAAAAAACTGAGGCCGCTCATCCTTCCGCTCCTATGAAGCTGTTCAAGACTTCCCACCATCACAAACGTCCTTGACTGTGCAGCTCTTTCTTCAAGGCGGGTTTTGATCTCTTCATGCGAGACACCCTCCCGGTCAAGGTCCTGCCCATAACAGATGAGATCCGTCAGAGGATAGGATAGGATCTTGGAATCCACGCAGTAGATGGCTGGGAAATCCTCTTTCATCAGATCCGCCGCCTGGACCGCCGAAGCATACGTGCCGCTGAAATGGGATGAAACATGTACAGAGAAGATGGCATCATGATCTTTAGCCAATTCCTCATACAAAGAGGCAAATGTCCCGATGGACGGCTGGGAGGTCTTGCCGGCCACCCGTTCCTCCTCCAGCTTTTCGTATAACCCTTCCAGCGTCAGGTCTACTCCATCCAAATATTCACGATCCCCAAAGCTGATATGCATGGGAACCACATGGAAGTCTTCAATGCCATCCCCCACAAATGCTGTGCTGTCTGTCACCCAGGCCACTTTCATCTGGACGACCCCCTTTTTCCCTACTATATGTGAATTCCTTTTATTTCAGAAGCGATTCGATGGAATGAGCCACCATTTTAATCACATCATCGACCATTTCCTCTGTAATGACCCTGAAGAATGTGAGGATGCCTTCCACCCGGGTCTCCCCATGTGATGAAGAGATGGTGAGCCATTCCCATGAGGTTCCTTGCCCCCAAAACTCTTCCAGAGCGTTACGGGATGACAGGAGGGATTCATCGCCCAGGTAGGTGAACGCTATAACGGCACCTGCACGATTCCCCCTGACAAAACCATTCCGTTCAGCCAAGAAGTGACCGGCATCGGCCTTCAGTTCCAGACGGACAGACGCTCCCTGTGTTCCTTTCAACCGATACTGTATCTGATACTTTCTCTCATAATGGGCGAAATCGAAGAGATCCTTGCGATCAACGATGTCGATTTCCCCGCCGAGATCGAAGTCATAGACGGCACCTTCCAGTACCACCTTCAAATTATCAAATGCCGTAGGGTCGAACATCTCTCCCCCTCCTCTCGTTAAAACAGGCCGATGGCCCTGCCATCGGAAGCCACGTCCATTTGATTGGCCGCCGGTGATTTCGGCAGGCCAGGCATGGTCATGACGTCACCGGTCAGGGCGACGATGAATCCAGCACCGATCTTTGGCTTCAATTCCCTGATCGTAATTCTGAATCCAGATGGGCGGCCAAGTTTAACAGGATCATCAGACAGTGAATATTGAGTCTTCGCCATACATACAGGATGGCCTCCCCATCCTTCTGATTCGAATTGCTCGATCTGTTTAAATGCCTTCGGGGAAAAGTCGACTCCCTCGGCACCATAGACCGTCATGGCAATTTTTTCGATCTTTTCGGAAATTGAATCTGTCAGCTCATAGATCGGCTTCAAGACTTTTTTGTTCGTCTCGATTTCTGATAGGACTTTTTCGGCAAGCTCCAGTCCCCCTTCGCCGCCGTTGGCCCAAACATCGGTAAGGGCAACAGACACACCACGGTCTTCACACCACTTCTTCAACAGGGTGATTTCAGTTTCACTATCGGTGATGAACCGGTTGATGGCCACTACATAAGGTACCTCGAATGCCTCGAGAGTTTCCATATGCTTCTCGAGATTGGCCAGACCCACTTCTAGTGCCTTTGTATTTTCCGTTGCCAGTTCCATCTTATTGACCCCTCCGTGCATCTTCAGGGCGCGTATGGTGGCAACTAATACAACGGCGGAAGGGGCAATGCCTGCCGCCCTGCTCTTGATATTCAGGAACTTCTCGGCACCGAGATCCGCTCCGAAGCCCGATTCCGTCACAACATAGTCGCCGAGCTTCATGGCTGTACGCGTGGCCATGACACTGTTGCACCCATGGGCGATATTGGCGAAAGGACCACCATGCACCAGTGCAGGAGTGTGCTCGATGGTCTGTACCAGATTTGGTTTAAGGGCATCCTTCAACAGGAGGGTAAGAGCCCCCTCTACCCCAAGGTCTCTGACGTAGACGGGCTTACGGTCATATCCATAGGCGATGACCATGCCGGCAAGCCTGTCTTTCAGTTCATCCAGGCTGTTTGACAGACACAGGACGGCCATGATTTCGGAAGCCACCGTGATATCAAAACCTTCTTCACGCGGTACACCTTGAACCGGCCCTCCGAGACCGATGACTGTATGCCGCAGGGCCCGGTCATTCATATCAAGCGCACGCTTCCATACGATTCTCCGCGGGTCGATCCCGAGCTCGTTTCCTTGATGGATATGATTATCGAGGAGGGCGGCCAGGGCATTATTGGCAGATGTGATGGCATGGATGTCCCCGGTGAAATGGAGATTGATGTCTTCCATCGGGACGACCTGGGCATATCCACCTCCAGCTGCCCCTCCTTTGATCCCCATCGTGGGGCCGAGTGAAGGCTCCCTCATGGCGATGATGGACTGTTTCCCCAGACGGGTCAGGGCATCCCCAAGTCCTACTGTCACCGTGGATTTCCCCTCACCCGCAGGGGTCGGATTGATGGATGTGACCAGAATCACCTTTCCTTCAGACGCCCCCTTGCGTTTTTCGATCGCGTCAAAGGTGATTTTGCCTTTGAACCTGCCGTAAAGCTCGACTTCATCCTCTGCAAGGCCGATGGATGCAGCGATGTCCAAGATCGGATGTAGCTCGGCTTCCTGTGCGATGGTAATATCGGATTTCACTTGTTTCGTCGTTGTCATATATGTGTCACCTACTCATGAAAGATAGAATCATTCCATTATTCTATCATGATTCAGCCGGATGATGTAAACATGAACAGCGTCATGAATGACAGTGCCTGCTTCAGCTCATGATCGAGTCCTGTGACAATGTCCCCTTTCACACCTTTCTTGAATACCCATTCTTCATCCACAGCCTCCCATCCAAGCTCGTTTGAAAGTTTCACGAGCTCCCATGGCATCATGGTATTGCACACCGCTTTCCCGCCCGTCAATCGGGGAAAAGCATTCTCCCTTGGATGTGCCGTCGGACCGAGGAGCCCGATTACGATGTACCCCCCGGGGGCCACTACCCGTTCCACCTCTTTAAGCGCCTTGAGTGGATCTTCCACCCACTCGATGGAATTGATGGCCATCACACCATTGAATGCATGATCATGGAAGGGCATGGACGTCAGATCACCCTGGACGAAACGAAGATCTTCCTCTTCGTATCGCTTCGCAAGATCGATCATATTGTTTGAAAAATCCATTCCTGTCACTTCGTAGCCCGCTTGCCGCAACAGATGGGAACCGGCCCCGTCACCACAGCCGAGATCCCCTATGTGAGAAGCTTTCTTAACATGCTTCTCCACGAAAGGCAAAATCTGTTTCCTGCTGCCTGTCAGCCACATCTCTTCGCTTCTGGAATGCCAGCTTCCCGCATTCCCCTCCCATTTTTCCTGTGCTGCCTTTGCCCAATCTTCCATATCGATCCATCCTTTCCCTGATTCTCTCTCCCTCCATTCGCGAAAAAGGGGGTAAAAACCTTCCTCCGAAAGCAAGTTATGAATCTGGTCATTTCAGTCCATACTAACATACGAACCTTTATGAAACAGGAGGAATCCTCATGGAACAGATCGTCGCAGTACAGCGGAATCAAGCAGGCGGAATCATCAACTTCGAGACCTCATCTGGCCGCATCATTTCATACAGGAAAGCCGTGATGGAGGCGAATGAGGGCACACTCCGGTTCCCCCTCGGCGGTGATGCAGACCTGGATGATCAGTTCGACCAGTATCCTTCCATCTTTTGATTCCAACTAAAAAGGGAAGGGCTGAATATCGATCAGCCCTTCCCTTTATGATTTATTATTCGCTTCGATTTTGTATGACGCGGAGCTCTTCCACCCGCTTTTTGTCTTCTTCAAAATACTGTACGAGATCTCCGATCCGATCGATGGAATCCCAGCTGAGGTGATGCTCGATCCCCTCCACGTCTTCATAGATATGTTCGTCCTTCACGCCGATGACGGTCAGGAATTGCTCCAGCAGTTCATGTCTATACACTAAACGTTTTCCAACTTTATTCCCTTTGGGAGTCAGAACGAGCCCACGGTATTTCTCATAAACGAGGTAGTCATCCTTATCTAGCTTCTGCACCATTTTGGTTACTGAGGAGGGATGGACGGACAATGCCTCGGCAATATCCGATACTCTTGCGTATCCTTTATTCTCAATCAGCAAATAAATTTGTTCTATATAATCTTCCATGCTTGGTGTAGGCATTCTGTACCCTCCAAATTCCCTTCAATATCATTAAAAGTTTACTATAAGAATTGAATGAATACAACCCGCGCTTATCCCCTGCCCGCCCTCAAAACGGAAAATCGTGCCATCAGCCCATGGCGGGGTGACAGGATCCAGGTCAAGAGGAAAACCAAACCGGCGACGACTGCCATGCTCCCTGAGATGGATACATCCAGCCATTTGGCTGCATAGTAACCGGCGATGCTGTCGAATATGCCGATGATTACACTCAATAAAATCATCCTCAGGTAGCGGTCGGTCCATAAATAGGCCGTGGCCCCAGGTGCGATGAGCATGGCCACCACCAGGATCGCCCCCACGCTGTCAAATGCCGATACGGTCGTAACGGAAACAAGGGTCATCATGACATAATGAAGGAGGAGGATGGGAAAGCCCATGGCTGCCGCCATACCCGGATCGAATGATGTCAGTTTGAACTCCTTGAAAAGCAGAAGGACCACGACAATATCGAGGAGCAGAACGGCTGTAAGCATCACTACCGATTTAGGCACCTCTCCAAGCACGGGCAGCATCACCGTATCCCACGGGATGAAAGCAATCTCCCCCATCAGGGCGTGTTCCACGTCCAGATGGACATTCTGTGCGAACAAGGAAATCAGGATGACACCGATCGCGAAGAGGGTGGTGAATACCACACCGATCGAGGCATCCTCCTGTATGCCCTTCGCATTCAGCACCTGTATCAAATATGTGGTGAACAGACCGGCGGCGGCCGCCCCGATGAGCATGATGCCGCCGTTCAAGGACTGACTGATTAAGAAGGCAAGCACCAAGCCGAGAAGAACCGTGTGACTGATTGCGTCGGCAAGCATCGCCATCTTCCTCAAGATGAGGAAACACCCCATCATTCCACAGGTCACCCCGACCAAAGCACCGGTAAGCAGGATCCAAAGCTCATATGTCATTGTCCTCTTACTCCTTTCAGCATGTAGGGATGGCGGTTGTATATGTCTTTTCTTTCCTGGATCAACACCATCAGGCTCTCATCGGAAGGCGCCTGATGTGCAGCTTCTTCCAACCAACCTTCTTCATAAGATGCCATTTCTGCAGGATACATCTCCTTCAGCTCACGGAGTTCATCCGTGTAAAGGATGTGGGTGGCTTGGAGACGCCCTTCTTCGGTCAGCCCGATCGTCTCCTCTTCAATGTTAATCCATCCGGAAAGCTTACAATGGTGTATGGCATCATGCATCTTTCGCTCATTGGTCCCCAGACGCACGTGCATCTCTGACATTTCCCATTGTCCGGCAAGGCATGCCTTCAACAGGCTCCGTCCGAGGAGGATCTTATCATTCCTTCTCCGTTCCATTCCTTTTGAGATCATCCCTTTTGATGGTGCGAACAGGATGGATATCACAAAGATCGAACTCGCTGTCAAGACGATGAACGGACCAGTGGAAAGCCCCTTCCCTGTTGCGCTGATGATGGTTCCGACGACACCGGATATGCCACCGAAGGCACCAGCGATGACGACCATCCGATGCAGGGAATCCGTCCAGTATCGTGCAGAGATGGCAGGTGTAATCAATAATGCCGCCATCAGGATCACACCTACTGCCTGGATGCCGACGATGACCGTGATGACGAGGAGCGACAAGAACAAGAAGTTCAGACGCTGGACCGGCAGTCCGATCCCTTTGGCAAACTGGGCATCGAACGTAACCAGCTTGAACTCTTTGAAAAGGACGGTGATCACCAGGATCATGACGAAGGCCGTCCCCCCCATCAACCAGACATCCTTGCCCACCAGGGAGGCTGCCTGACCGAAGATGAAGTGATCAAGGCCGCTTTGATTCCCGCTCGGCATCTGGGCCACTTTGGTCAAGAGGACGATCCCCAGGCCAAAAAAGACTGAAAGAAAGAGACAGATGGCCGTATCTTCCTTGATCTTGGACGTGCGTGTGACAGCCTGGATCAAGTAGGCCGCAATCAGTCCCGTGACAGCCGCTCCCACCAGTAGTCCGAAAAAGTCCTTCTCCCCCATGATCATGAAGGCGAGACATATGCCCGGTAGCGCACTGTGGGCTACGGCATCTCCTATGAGGCTCTGTTTCCTCAGAAGGGCGAAACTCCCCATCACCCCGCTTGCGATCCCGAGCAAGAGGGTGCTCAGGAGGACCCACTGGGTATTGCCGTCCTTCAAGATGCTTAACCATTCCATTTCACACTTCCTCCTTCACCGGCTCCCGATCTTATCCAAAAAGGCGAGTTTTCCGCCATACGTACTTCTTAAATTCTCCATCGTGAAGACTTGCTCTGTCGGTCCGCACCCAATCAC from Rossellomorea marisflavi includes the following:
- a CDS encoding metal ABC transporter permease encodes the protein MEWLSILKDGNTQWVLLSTLLLGIASGVMGSFALLRKQSLIGDAVAHSALPGICLAFMIMGEKDFFGLLVGAAVTGLIAAYLIQAVTRTSKIKEDTAICLFLSVFFGLGIVLLTKVAQMPSGNQSGLDHFIFGQAASLVGKDVWLMGGTAFVMILVITVLFKEFKLVTFDAQFAKGIGLPVQRLNFLFLSLLVITVIVGIQAVGVILMAALLITPAISARYWTDSLHRMVVIAGAFGGISGVVGTIISATGKGLSTGPFIVLTASSIFVISILFAPSKGMISKGMERRRNDKILLGRSLLKACLAGQWEMSEMHVRLGTNERKMHDAIHHCKLSGWINIEEETIGLTEEGRLQATHILYTDELRELKEMYPAEMASYEEGWLEEAAHQAPSDESLMVLIQERKDIYNRHPYMLKGVRGQ
- a CDS encoding class I SAM-dependent methyltransferase, translated to MEDWAKAAQEKWEGNAGSWHSRSEEMWLTGSRKQILPFVEKHVKKASHIGDLGCGDGAGSHLLRQAGYEVTGMDFSNNMIDLAKRYEEEDLRFVQGDLTSMPFHDHAFNGVMAINSIEWVEDPLKALKEVERVVAPGGYIVIGLLGPTAHPRENAFPRLTGGKAVCNTMMPWELVKLSNELGWEAVDEEWVFKKGVKGDIVTGLDHELKQALSFMTLFMFTSSG
- a CDS encoding metal ABC transporter permease, with product MTYELWILLTGALVGVTCGMMGCFLILRKMAMLADAISHTVLLGLVLAFLISQSLNGGIMLIGAAAAGLFTTYLIQVLNAKGIQEDASIGVVFTTLFAIGVILISLFAQNVHLDVEHALMGEIAFIPWDTVMLPVLGEVPKSVVMLTAVLLLDIVVVLLLFKEFKLTSFDPGMAAAMGFPILLLHYVMMTLVSVTTVSAFDSVGAILVVAMLIAPGATAYLWTDRYLRMILLSVIIGIFDSIAGYYAAKWLDVSISGSMAVVAGLVFLLTWILSPRHGLMARFSVLRAGRG
- a CDS encoding DUF3892 domain-containing protein, encoding MEQIVAVQRNQAGGIINFETSSGRIISYRKAVMEANEGTLRFPLGGDADLDDQFDQYPSIF
- a CDS encoding formate--tetrahydrofolate ligase, whose protein sequence is MTTTKQVKSDITIAQEAELHPILDIAASIGLAEDEVELYGRFKGKITFDAIEKRKGASEGKVILVTSINPTPAGEGKSTVTVGLGDALTRLGKQSIIAMREPSLGPTMGIKGGAAGGGYAQVVPMEDINLHFTGDIHAITSANNALAALLDNHIHQGNELGIDPRRIVWKRALDMNDRALRHTVIGLGGPVQGVPREEGFDITVASEIMAVLCLSNSLDELKDRLAGMVIAYGYDRKPVYVRDLGVEGALTLLLKDALKPNLVQTIEHTPALVHGGPFANIAHGCNSVMATRTAMKLGDYVVTESGFGADLGAEKFLNIKSRAAGIAPSAVVLVATIRALKMHGGVNKMELATENTKALEVGLANLEKHMETLEAFEVPYVVAINRFITDSETEITLLKKWCEDRGVSVALTDVWANGGEGGLELAEKVLSEIETNKKVLKPIYELTDSISEKIEKIAMTVYGAEGVDFSPKAFKQIEQFESEGWGGHPVCMAKTQYSLSDDPVKLGRPSGFRITIRELKPKIGAGFIVALTGDVMTMPGLPKSPAANQMDVASDGRAIGLF
- the mntR gene encoding transcriptional regulator MntR, whose product is MPTPSMEDYIEQIYLLIENKGYARVSDIAEALSVHPSSVTKMVQKLDKDDYLVYEKYRGLVLTPKGNKVGKRLVYRHELLEQFLTVIGVKDEHIYEDVEGIEHHLSWDSIDRIGDLVQYFEEDKKRVEELRVIQNRSE
- a CDS encoding DegV family protein, yielding MKVAWVTDSTAFVGDGIEDFHVVPMHISFGDREYLDGVDLTLEGLYEKLEEERVAGKTSQPSIGTFASLYEELAKDHDAIFSVHVSSHFSGTYASAVQAADLMKEDFPAIYCVDSKILSYPLTDLICYGQDLDREGVSHEEIKTRLEERAAQSRTFVMVGSLEQLHRSGRMSGLSFFLGSMLHIKPLLSIRDGKLSVDQRVRNHRKGLALMKERLSASNVREAFILYGLNREEANKWMEELREEFPKIHFSPYPLAAVIGIHAGSDTLGISWYEEIGSGKA